The following are encoded together in the Lathyrus oleraceus cultivar Zhongwan6 chromosome 3, CAAS_Psat_ZW6_1.0, whole genome shotgun sequence genome:
- the LOC127126342 gene encoding uncharacterized protein LOC127126342, producing the protein PYKPPIPYPQRLVKTKDVGQFRKFVDLLKQLNVTIPFTEAITQMPSYDSETVTLPAECSAIIQNMPPKLKDPGSFSIPCHIGKFVIDKALCDLGAGISVMPLSICKKLEMGELRPTKMSVQLADRSIKYPVGILENVPVRIGQFYIPTDFTIMDIREDDTTPIILGRPFLATAGAIIDVKRGRLTFEVGEEKIEFILSQFLKAPAIEDT; encoded by the exons ccttacaaaccacctataccttaccctcaaaggcttgttaaaaccaaagatgtaggccaatttagaaaatttgttgatctccttaaacaattaaacgttacaattccgtttaccgaagctattacgcagatgccttcatat gatagcgaaaccgttacactccctgccgaatgtagcgctataatccaaaacatgccccctaaactcaaggatccgggtagtttctctataccctgtcacataggaaaatttgtcatcgacaaagccttatgcgatttaggagccggaattagcgttatgcctttatccatatgtaagaaactggaaatgggagaattaagaccgaccaaaatgtctgtgcaattagcagatcgttccatcaaatatcctgtaggaatccttgaaaacgttcccgtacgcataggtcagttttacattcccactgacttcacaattatggacattagagaagatgatacgacacctattatactaggaagaccattcttagcaactgccggtgcaatcatagacgtaaaacgaggacgactcaccttcgaagtaggtgaagagaaaattgaattcattctttcccaattcttgaaagcacctgcaatagaagataca